One genomic region from Anabaena sp. PCC 7108 encodes:
- a CDS encoding biopolymer transporter ExbD, with amino-acid sequence MKVNLNTPIEEVQIQIIPLIDVVFCILTFFLLAALQFTRQQAINVDLPKASTGTTSAASSQKSSNILPVTIDAVGQIYIEKDPIRREELEARLKQYVQTNPDGILVLNASRTATYNDVIQTLDLLRQVGGNRVSLGIIPGPSQSLTTPVMPFPNTVPIPGSDFPGNFNPSLPPAPNQLPATGEGISPGISPISPNNTVPQVPVAPENGNSTPKR; translated from the coding sequence ATGAAAGTTAATCTAAATACTCCCATTGAAGAAGTCCAGATTCAAATTATTCCCTTAATTGATGTCGTTTTTTGTATTCTGACATTCTTTTTATTGGCAGCTTTGCAATTTACTCGTCAACAAGCAATTAATGTTGATTTACCTAAGGCCAGCACAGGTACTACCTCTGCTGCTAGTTCACAGAAAAGTAGTAATATCTTACCTGTGACTATTGATGCTGTTGGTCAAATTTACATCGAAAAAGATCCTATCCGACGAGAGGAGTTGGAAGCACGCTTAAAACAATATGTCCAAACCAATCCTGATGGTATCTTGGTGCTGAATGCATCGCGTACAGCAACTTATAACGATGTTATCCAAACATTAGATTTGTTGCGGCAAGTGGGAGGTAATCGTGTGTCTTTGGGAATTATTCCTGGGCCATCTCAATCACTAACTACTCCAGTGATGCCATTTCCTAACACAGTACCAATTCCTGGCAGTGATTTTCCAGGCAATTTTAACCCTTCTCTGCCTCCTGCCCCAAATCAATTACCTGCAACTGGGGAAGGTATCAGTCCTGGTATTTCGCCTATAAGTCCCAATAACACTGTACCCCAAGTTCCTGTAGCACCGGAAAACGGCAATTCTACACCTAAAAGGTGA
- the psb29 gene encoding photosystem II biogenesis protein Psp29, with protein MNNVRTVSDTKRTFYSLHTRPINTIYRRVVEELMVEMHLLSVNVDFSYNSIYALGFVTSFDRFMQGYQPERDQEAIFSALCKSVEQDPQLYRQDAARLQAVAQSLPAKDLIAWLSQTTHLDVDGDLQAQLQGIADNPNFKYSRLFAIGLFSLLELADPELVKDDKQRNEALKAIANGLHLSEDKLSKDLDLYRSNLDKMAQALIVMADILTADRKKRDQRQQKSTTPVAPPSNNE; from the coding sequence GTGAATAACGTCCGTACTGTCTCTGATACAAAGCGAACTTTCTACAGTCTTCATACCCGTCCAATCAACACTATTTACCGCCGGGTAGTGGAAGAGTTGATGGTAGAAATGCATCTGCTGTCGGTCAATGTCGATTTTAGCTACAATTCAATTTATGCCTTGGGCTTCGTCACATCTTTTGACCGCTTCATGCAAGGCTATCAACCCGAACGGGATCAAGAAGCGATTTTTAGTGCCTTATGTAAGTCTGTAGAGCAAGATCCACAACTTTATCGACAGGATGCAGCCAGATTGCAAGCCGTCGCTCAAAGTTTGCCAGCTAAGGACTTAATTGCTTGGTTGAGTCAAACCACTCACCTGGATGTAGATGGCGATTTGCAAGCACAACTGCAAGGAATAGCTGACAATCCTAATTTTAAATACAGTCGCTTGTTTGCTATTGGTTTATTCTCATTGTTGGAATTAGCTGATCCGGAACTAGTCAAAGATGACAAGCAACGTAATGAGGCACTAAAAGCGATCGCTAATGGTTTGCATTTATCAGAAGATAAACTTAGCAAAGATTTAGACTTATACCGCTCTAACCTAGACAAGATGGCACAAGCGCTGATAGTGATGGCAGATATACTCACCGCTGATCGAAAAAAACGCGATCAGCGTCAACAAAAATCTACCACACCAGTTGCTCCTCCCAGTAACAACGAATAA
- a CDS encoding chromophore lyase CpcT/CpeT, which produces MSLSPQLITLGQYLAGEFDNHEQAMAEPVWYVHLRLWQRPVNLFPEDSITLFAEQANTLNLDKPYRQRIMRLRQESECIQVQYYMPKDPTSLQGAGSNPALLNHLTSEQLDLLPGCILSVNQETLESNLYRFTASAPPGSICSFTYLGNRIQVSLGFEATETKFLSYDKGIDSETGKATWGATVGPYRYRKIN; this is translated from the coding sequence ATGAGCTTGTCCCCACAATTAATAACTTTGGGTCAGTACCTAGCTGGTGAATTTGACAATCATGAACAGGCTATGGCCGAACCTGTGTGGTATGTTCACCTGCGTTTATGGCAACGACCAGTTAATCTTTTTCCAGAAGACAGTATCACCCTGTTTGCTGAACAAGCGAATACTCTCAATCTAGACAAACCATACCGCCAAAGAATTATGCGGTTAAGACAAGAGTCTGAGTGTATACAAGTGCAATACTATATGCCTAAAGATCCAACTTCCCTGCAAGGGGCAGGTAGTAACCCTGCTTTACTGAATCATCTGACATCAGAGCAGTTAGATTTACTACCAGGCTGTATTTTGTCAGTGAACCAGGAAACTCTAGAATCGAATCTTTATCGATTTACTGCTTCTGCACCTCCAGGCAGCATTTGCAGTTTTACTTATCTTGGCAACAGGATACAAGTTTCCTTGGGCTTTGAAGCTACCGAAACTAAATTTCTCAGCTACGATAAAGGAATTGATTCCGAGACTGGAAAAGCCACATGGGGAGCAACAGTCGGTCCTTACCGCTACAGAAAAATTAACTGA
- a CDS encoding MotA/TolQ/ExbB proton channel family protein translates to MDILDLFKKGGPAMWPLLVLSVLSLSVIFERLWFWLRILTQEKEIVERVLDAATENWEIATEIAQKFTNQPIGRFLYAPLRLQRGDAETFRLALESTAGEEIAGMRRGEKLLESVIALSPLLGLLGTVLGLIQSLRSIRIGDLGTESTAGVTTGIGESLISTAAGLIVAIATLVFYRLFQGFVVNQVKVFNKAGNDLELLYRQFPPDFHQSTSGIVRESPRERFNPPRKRGKNKFTENPATHETPPEETPPNSQPNSSPELENES, encoded by the coding sequence GTGGATATTTTAGATTTGTTTAAGAAGGGTGGCCCAGCAATGTGGCCTCTGCTGGTGCTGTCTGTCCTATCGTTAAGTGTCATTTTTGAGCGTCTGTGGTTCTGGCTGCGGATTTTGACACAGGAAAAGGAAATAGTTGAGCGCGTTCTTGATGCTGCTACTGAGAATTGGGAAATAGCTACAGAAATTGCCCAAAAATTTACAAATCAGCCTATTGGACGTTTTCTCTATGCACCCCTACGTTTACAAAGAGGTGATGCGGAAACCTTTCGATTAGCGCTAGAGTCAACTGCGGGTGAAGAAATCGCAGGTATGCGGCGGGGAGAAAAACTTTTAGAATCTGTGATTGCTCTCTCCCCACTATTAGGATTGTTGGGTACAGTTTTGGGTTTGATTCAGTCTTTACGTTCAATTCGCATTGGCGATTTGGGTACTGAATCGACAGCTGGCGTAACTACTGGGATTGGAGAATCTCTCATTAGTACCGCAGCAGGGTTAATAGTTGCGATCGCTACTTTGGTATTTTATCGCCTGTTTCAGGGTTTTGTTGTTAACCAAGTCAAAGTTTTTAATAAGGCTGGGAATGATTTAGAGTTACTCTATCGTCAGTTTCCCCCGGATTTTCATCAAAGTACATCAGGAATAGTACGGGAATCTCCACGCGAACGCTTTAATCCACCCCGCAAGCGAGGTAAAAACAAGTTTACAGAAAACCCCGCAACTCATGAAACTCCTCCAGAGGAGACACCCCCAAATTCTCAACCTAACTCGTCACCAGAGCTAGAAAATGAAAGTTAA
- a CDS encoding phage holin family protein: MNIVTLLIVWIVTSISLWIISKLPFGVEIDTPGKAVFSAAILGIITALVRPILGAVFIIPNFATFDLLSGIFTFMIAVACFSIAAWLVEGFRLRYGVWSAVLGAFALTVINSVLYKLLGV, from the coding sequence ATGAATATTGTGACACTGTTAATTGTTTGGATAGTCACTTCTATCAGCTTGTGGATTATTAGCAAATTGCCTTTTGGGGTTGAAATTGATACTCCAGGGAAAGCCGTCTTTTCCGCTGCAATTCTTGGTATTATTACAGCATTAGTTAGACCAATTCTAGGTGCTGTATTCATTATCCCAAATTTTGCCACATTTGACTTATTATCTGGTATCTTCACATTCATGATTGCTGTGGCTTGTTTTAGTATTGCTGCATGGTTAGTGGAGGGTTTTCGCTTACGTTATGGTGTTTGGAGTGCTGTTTTAGGAGCTTTTGCGCTGACTGTTATTAACAGCGTACTTTACAAATTACTGGGTGTGTAA
- a CDS encoding YkvA family protein: protein MNFSIQSLYTWYRNTLRNPKYRWWVILGTIAYLLSPIDIAPDFIPVIGQIDDVLLLTLLVSEVSGLVIDGWKAKKGDVETSVNESTSTDNIVDVDAVSVK, encoded by the coding sequence ATGAACTTCTCAATTCAATCGCTTTACACATGGTATCGGAACACACTTCGTAATCCCAAATACCGTTGGTGGGTAATTCTCGGTACAATAGCATATCTTCTTAGCCCCATAGATATTGCTCCCGACTTCATACCTGTTATTGGACAAATTGATGATGTTCTGCTGTTGACTTTACTAGTTTCTGAAGTTTCTGGATTAGTTATTGATGGCTGGAAAGCGAAAAAAGGTGATGTAGAAACTAGCGTTAATGAGTCTACATCTACAGATAATATTGTTGATGTTGATGCTGTTTCTGTGAAATAA
- a CDS encoding GxxExxY protein — translation MRENELSGLIIGCGMRVHTALGPGLLESAYEECLDYELQKANLNVGRQIPVPLIYENVKLDCAYRLDLLVENKIIVEVKAVESLNPIHSVQLLTYLKLAKCKLGLLINFNVLHLKDGIKRVANNL, via the coding sequence ATGAGAGAGAATGAGTTAAGTGGGTTGATTATTGGTTGTGGGATGAGGGTGCATACTGCTTTGGGACCTGGGTTATTAGAGTCAGCTTATGAGGAATGTTTGGACTATGAACTCCAAAAAGCCAATCTCAATGTTGGTAGACAAATTCCTGTCCCCTTGATTTACGAAAATGTCAAATTAGATTGTGCTTATCGGTTAGATTTGCTAGTCGAAAACAAAATCATAGTCGAAGTTAAAGCAGTAGAATCCTTAAACCCAATCCACTCCGTTCAACTTCTCACCTATCTCAAACTAGCCAAATGTAAACTCGGACTCCTCATCAACTTTAACGTCCTCCACCTCAAAGATGGCATCAAACGAGTAGCTAACAACCTCTAA